Part of the Ignavibacterium album JCM 16511 genome, GAAAAAGCATCCGACAGAGAATATGGCAGAACTGAATGTGAAGTTTTGAAAAGCTCCGTTCTCTTCAAAGATGTGAAAAAAAAATCTGTAGTCTGGATGAGTCACGGAGATAATGTTACAGAACCACCATCAGGATTTAAGATAATTGCGGTTTCAAAACATTCACCAATCTGTGCCATTGAAAATGCTGAAAGAAAAGTTTATGGAGTTCAGTTTCATCCTGAAGTTCATCACACTGAAGAGGGTGTAAAAATTATCAGAAATTTTCTTTTCGAAATTTGCAAATGCAAAGGTGATTGGACGCCCGAAAATTTTGTCAGTAATAGCATTAAAGAAATTAAAGCAAAAGTTGGTCCGGCAAATGTTATTTGTGCATTGAGCGGCGGAGTTGATTCAACTGTTGCTGCTGTTTTAGTTAAGCAGGCAATCGGTGAACAACTTATTTGCATTCATATTGATACCGGATTGATGAGAAAAAATGAGAGCAAAGAAATCAGCGAACTATTCAATTCGAAATTAAATCTTAATCACATTCATATTGATGCATCAGAACTTTTCCTTCAGAAATTAAAGAATGTATCTGATCCTGAACTGAAAAGAAAAATTATTGGTAATACTTTTATTGAAGTTTTTGAAAAAGAAGCTAAGAAATTTGAGAATGTTAAATTTCTTGTTCAGGGAACACTTTATCCAGATGTTATTGAATCTGTTTCTGTTAAAGGCGCATCTGCAACGATTAAAACACATCACAATGTTGGCGGACTTCCGGAAAAAATGAATCTCAGTTTAATTGAACCATTCAGGGAATTATTCAAGGATGAAGTAAGAAATGTTGGCAGAGCTCTGAACATTCCAGAAGAATTTATTGAAAGACATCCTTTTCCCGGTCCTGGTTTAGCTGTTAGAATTCTTGGTCCGGTTGATAAAGATAAGCTTGATATTTTAAGAGAAGCTGACGATATTTTCATCAAAGCAATTAAACAACATAATTTATATAAAAAAATCTGGCAAGCATTTGCAGTGCTTTTACCTGTTCAAAGTGTTGGTGTGATGGGAGATTCAAGAACATACGAAAATGTACTTGCTTTACGTGCTGTTACATCGGTTGATGGAATGACTGCAGATTGGTTTCCTTTTGAACCTGATTTTCTTGCTGAAGTTTCAAATAACATAATAAACAAAGTAAGAGGAATTAACAGAGTGGTTTATGATATAAGCTCTAAACCACCTGCTACAATTGAATGGGAATAAAAGATGGATGCTCAGGAGAAAGAAAAATTAAAACAGATGGCTGATAATTTTGTTCTGACAGGAAAATATCTGCACGCTGCTCAGATTTATCATCGTTTGCTTGATGAAACAGGAAAAATGGATTATATATTTCGTCTTGCAGAAACATATCTTCAAATGGGCTTCATAGACGCTTCAGACAAATACTATATTTCAGTCCTTGATGAATTTCCCAATAATGATGAAATGCGAATAGAAGTTTCCTCTCTTCTCATTAAAAGCAAAAATTGGGAAAAAATCATAGAGATTCTGTCAATGGTTGATTCTAATAAGAAATCAGTAGTTGATTTTATTCTGGGGTTCGCTTATCTGAAAACAGAGGATTACAAATTTGCAAAACACTATCTCGAAAAATTTATAAAGTCGGAAGATAATCCTGAATTAAAAATAGAAGCTGTTTATTATCTTGGCATCGCTAATTATCACGAAAACAATTTCGAAGAAGCAATTAAAGGATTTAAAGAATCTGAATTTCATCAGAACAGCAATGCTGATTTTTATTTTTATCTGGCATCTTCATACCGAAAGCTTGGAATGTTCACACACGCTTCACTATACATTACAAAGGCGCTTCGAATTAATAATAAAAGCGCAAAAATACTTTTAGAAGCAGCAAAGATTTACAATAAGTCAGAGCAGTTTAAGAAAGCACACAAATATCTGAAAGTTTATGGTGATCTGGGTAAAGAAGTTTCGAATGATTTTCTGTTAACATTAGCTGAAACTTTTTTAGGATTAAATCGAATTAAAGATGCAAAAGCTTTAATTGCTTTGATTGATGATGAAGAATCAGAAAATCCGGAAGTGATTGCTATTAAATCCAGAATTTCAACATTGTCAGAAACGAAATGAGTTTCTTTAATTACAAATATTTAATTCTGATTCTGCTTACCTTTACTGTGCAATTGTTTGCTCAGAATCAGGATGAACAAAAATTCAACGAAGCTGTTAAGCTATTTAGAAATAAACAATATCAATCTGCATTAAATACATTTCAATCTATATCAAATAAAGAAAATCCAAATCAGACAGCAGCAAAGTTCTTTGTAGTTAAGACTTATATTGAGCTGAAAAAATATACTGATGCAGAAAAGGAAGCTGCTGATTTCCTTCAGAAATTTGGCTTAAGCAAATATGCAGACGAAGTTTCGATTCTGCTTGTAAAAAGTCAGCTTGAGCAGAAGAAATACAAGTCGGCTTTTAGTAATACAATCAAATTAATTAAATCCTCAAGCTCCACTTCTTATAAAATAGATGCGAAATCAATTGCTCAGAAAATTGCCGGGAATTATTTATCGAGTTATGATCTGAAAGAATTTTCAGATAAGGAAAATGATAAAAAGATAAAAGCATTTTTACTTTACACACTTGCTAAATTATATTCTTTGGAAGGTCAGTCGGATAAAGGAATAAAAATATTAGAAGAGATTGTTAACGAATATCCTCAAACAGATGAATATTTTCTTGCCAGGAATTCATTAAGTTCAAATCAAAATCAACAAGTAAAGGATGAAATAATTGTTGGTGTAATTCTTCCGCTTACAGATAAAGATGGCAAACGAAATATTGCTGCAGAGGAAATGCTTGAGGGAATAAAATACGCTTTCCACGAAATTAATTTCAATCGGGATAATAAAATTGGTTTACTTATCAGAGACTCTAAAAGAAATGAGGAAGAAATCAGGGATATTGTTCAGGAGTTTGATTCAGATAAACGAGTTAAAGCAGTTATCGGACCAGTATACAGCGATGAATCGGAAATAGTTGTTTCTGCATTGAGTCAAACTGATCTTGTGTTCATTTCACCAACTGCTACTGATGAAGATTTAACAGAAAATAATGATCAATTTTATCAGGCAAATCCTCCTTTCACGGTTCGGGGAAAAGTTTTTGCTCAATATATCTTTTTAAAAGAAGGTAAAAGAAGTTTTGCTGTTCTTAATTCGCTCGACGGATATTCTCCGATACTTGCAAAATCATTTGTAGACGAGTTCCAAAGATTAGGTGGAAATATTTTAATAAAAGAAACTTATCGTTCGAAATCCGTTGACTTATCAAAACAAATTTCTAATTTATCGCAGCATCTTGGAAATTTGGATGGAGTTTACATTCCTCTATCGGATAAATACGATGCAGAAATAATTTTATCAGAAATGCTGAAACAAAATTTTATTGTTCCTGTTTATGGAAATCAGGATTGGTTGAATGCAAAAGGATTAGAGACTTCGAGCACAATCAGTAATACTTTAAAGATCACTTCAGATTATTTCATTGATTTCAGCGATTTTTCATTTAATGAATTCAATGAAAAATTTCTTAATACAACAGGAAAAGATATTACACGCAATGTATTATATGGTTATGATACGGCAAAATATCTGGTTTCAGTTATGCGTTCAATTCAATCTAGGAGAAATACAATCAAATTAAAAATTGATTCCGGAATAAAAATTAACGGATTTCATAATAACATTTCATTCAGTAAAAAGAAAAGAAACCTTTATCTTAATATTCTCAGTTATTCGGATGGTAAATTTCAACTTATCGAAAAATATC contains:
- the guaA gene encoding glutamine-hydrolyzing GMP synthase, which produces MQHSELILILDFGSQFTQLITRRIREANVYSEIYSHTIPIEKIKELNPKGIIFSGGPMSVYDDEAPDVDDKIFDLGIPILGICYGLQLISKKLNGKVEKASDREYGRTECEVLKSSVLFKDVKKKSVVWMSHGDNVTEPPSGFKIIAVSKHSPICAIENAERKVYGVQFHPEVHHTEEGVKIIRNFLFEICKCKGDWTPENFVSNSIKEIKAKVGPANVICALSGGVDSTVAAVLVKQAIGEQLICIHIDTGLMRKNESKEISELFNSKLNLNHIHIDASELFLQKLKNVSDPELKRKIIGNTFIEVFEKEAKKFENVKFLVQGTLYPDVIESVSVKGASATIKTHHNVGGLPEKMNLSLIEPFRELFKDEVRNVGRALNIPEEFIERHPFPGPGLAVRILGPVDKDKLDILREADDIFIKAIKQHNLYKKIWQAFAVLLPVQSVGVMGDSRTYENVLALRAVTSVDGMTADWFPFEPDFLAEVSNNIINKVRGINRVVYDISSKPPATIEWE
- a CDS encoding tetratricopeptide repeat protein, whose protein sequence is MDAQEKEKLKQMADNFVLTGKYLHAAQIYHRLLDETGKMDYIFRLAETYLQMGFIDASDKYYISVLDEFPNNDEMRIEVSSLLIKSKNWEKIIEILSMVDSNKKSVVDFILGFAYLKTEDYKFAKHYLEKFIKSEDNPELKIEAVYYLGIANYHENNFEEAIKGFKESEFHQNSNADFYFYLASSYRKLGMFTHASLYITKALRINNKSAKILLEAAKIYNKSEQFKKAHKYLKVYGDLGKEVSNDFLLTLAETFLGLNRIKDAKALIALIDDEESENPEVIAIKSRISTLSETK
- a CDS encoding ABC transporter substrate-binding protein; amino-acid sequence: MSFFNYKYLILILLTFTVQLFAQNQDEQKFNEAVKLFRNKQYQSALNTFQSISNKENPNQTAAKFFVVKTYIELKKYTDAEKEAADFLQKFGLSKYADEVSILLVKSQLEQKKYKSAFSNTIKLIKSSSSTSYKIDAKSIAQKIAGNYLSSYDLKEFSDKENDKKIKAFLLYTLAKLYSLEGQSDKGIKILEEIVNEYPQTDEYFLARNSLSSNQNQQVKDEIIVGVILPLTDKDGKRNIAAEEMLEGIKYAFHEINFNRDNKIGLLIRDSKRNEEEIRDIVQEFDSDKRVKAVIGPVYSDESEIVVSALSQTDLVFISPTATDEDLTENNDQFYQANPPFTVRGKVFAQYIFLKEGKRSFAVLNSLDGYSPILAKSFVDEFQRLGGNILIKETYRSKSVDLSKQISNLSQHLGNLDGVYIPLSDKYDAEIILSEMLKQNFIVPVYGNQDWLNAKGLETSSTISNTLKITSDYFIDFSDFSFNEFNEKFLNTTGKDITRNVLYGYDTAKYLVSVMRSIQSRRNTIKLKIDSGIKINGFHNNISFSKKKRNLYLNILSYSDGKFQLIEKYRGTE